The genomic stretch atgcaaatatttaagaaaacagCAACTTACTCTATTAGTTATATGAACTGTAGTACACCAGATTTAATGCTGCAGTTCAAGGCTTGGCTGAGACATCTTCATTTTCTGAAGGACTGTCTGTATAGACAGTACTTCATGCACCAAGATTTGCACAGGATGTGTCTTGAAgattttagggggtttttttgtatttagtATGAGCAGGACTTTTCTTGAAGGATCTCTAGATTTTGCTGTTGGGCTATAGCTGCAGGTGATCTGAACATTTACATCCTGGTCAACTTTTGTTAGGAGTGTCTGCCCCCCTTGCTGTCACACTGCAAGTGTTGGAAAGACATTATGTAGGCTGTAGAGAAAGTGGATTGATAGATTTCCAAATGCTTCTGTAACAAATGAAACAAGCATTACAGAGACTCCAGAAGTTAGAATCGTGATAGCTTAACACAAATATATGTTGATTTTATAGTCTGTAGTTCTTCCCAACACTCAACATTCAGAGATTTAAATGATGCAGAAATAAAGCATATTTTGACAATAGGAGGAGTTAGAGAAGGGGATAAATTAGATAAAAGTGGAAGACATgcaattaatatttttgctGTTGCAGATCTCCCACATCCTAATGTAAATGCTTAAGCATGGAATAAGAGTTTTTGCAGGATCTGAGAACTTGCCAGTTGTAGTACTGCAGTATGTAAAAACGGTCGTGGGATATAAATGCCACAAGAACATTTCCAGCTTCTGGTATCTATGTGCAAGGTTCCAAGAATTTTGTGGCAcataaaaaatacttcaaaattttGCCAGGGTGGGAAAATTTATAAAATCAACCGATTATGATTTTATTGTATCTGTTATTTGGACTGCTTTCAATctgtttcaaaagaaatgtAAGACAAACCTGAGAATTTAACGTTGCAAGACCTGCCAACCTGCTGCTCTCTTTTCCCTGAGTGTCAGCTTTCCAAGTGTGGCACACCTCAAGTCTGGGgccaaaatgaaagcaaagtaCAATACTTTTTTTATGTAATCCCCTTGATAATAAGTACTGGACAAGGCTCCAGTGCAGCCAGTCTTGCAAAGAATTCAATGTTATTTGTGCTCAACAGACATCACAAATTTAAGCACCACAATATTTAAGCAGCATTCTTGAGGGGAAATAAAAGAACAAGAATACAGACAGTCAGGGTTAGGATAAGAGATGTAAAAAAGAGATAAATCAGaaaattccagaggaaaaatagaagaaagatGTAAGTTGAATAGAGAATCTGAGAATACAGTAAATTCACAAGAGTTTACATTTTCACAAGAAAAAAGTGATGAAGAAACTGTAAAATGTTACTTAATTCAGTGCTAAATGATGCTGTGAGTACAGGACACACAGAtctccactgcagctgcacagctgagaCATTGGTGGGACATCCATTCCCCTGAGGATGTTCAGAGGAGGGATAATGCACATGTCCCACTGTGTATCCTCATGGAACTGCAGGGCTCTATGCAAAGAGCTCAGATTAGAACTATGCTGCCTATTTTTAGGGTGCTGAAATGCAGCCTTGTCAAGTTTAGGCTTCCTGTGCCAATTTCCCTGGGAAAACTCCTGGGCTTTGGATCACTTGGGAGATGGTTTTTATGTGCTGAAATTTGAAGGTTAGCATGTTTCTGTGGACAACAGCTAATAGTCACTAAGGAGACAGAAACCAGAGCTATTGCACTGAATTTACAGGTGGgaatttgtttctcttcttgCTAATTCAATTATGTAAAATTCCAAGTTTTCTGAGTTCAGGTAGATGAAATTTGAATTCATTGAACTATTAAAGTGAAGCTAAAGATATGAATAgtgattttaaaacaaaacccttaTATATTTATTGTACAAATGTGATAGATTTAGTAGTGATTCTGAAAATTCTACCCTCAAAATTATAAACATACCCTCTGGCTCCTGGCTGAAATCCTTTAATCAGTAGTTCCAGCTTAATAGTTTCTGAAACTCTGGGCCTAGCCCACGGTAAACCTTAGCATCTCATAAACAGGAAGACTTACATGTGGTTTTACTTTGATTATTGATTGTGATCTGAACTTACATGAGAAAGGTTACATTAAAAAAGGCAAGTCAGTTCCAAAAATTTTGCCACGTAGCTACTGTGAGGCTCCTGCTCTTTGATAGGAGATGATcaaggtgaaagaaaaaaaaagtaacaatgAGGAACTGAGGACCCTAGAAATGAAAACTATGCTTTAATTTATAGAGGGAAGCTCTCACAGACAGAACTAGGGTAAAATGCAAGCTGAGAAAATGGTATCTATTTAGCTCTGATTAAATATTCCTAGGAAGATTGCTTTATAGAAGTTGTGGATTAAGGTAATTTTatcatgctttaaaaaaaaaatgatgctAAAATCAGTACATATACAGGCCCATTTTGACATATTGCAGCAACATTTTCTGTTTAGACAAATCACCACAGCAGTGTAGCAGCCCTGGTTACCCTCACTAACTTCAGTAAGAATTCATCTCTAAGTCTTGGCCAGCCAAGCTTCTGAACAGTTCTTCCCTGTTTTCAAGACTGTGACAGaggatattttttccctttaatttatTGAGGAGAATCTTTCAAAATACAGATCAAAACTCAAATAAAAAAACCGGTCAGCCTCTTTGTATTGAAAAGTCTGGGAGATGAGTTCCTAATATTTTGTACTCCATATTAAAGACTTAATATGAAGCACATAAAAGGGTCCTGTGCTAAAAAGATTTGCTAACACAAGCTACATTTGCTTCTAAAAGGTTGTGTGGCTATTCCAGATGAAGTGTCAGTGATCAAAGCCCAGGAGAAGTTGCAGAAAGGAGCAACTCTATAGCATGGGAACCCCTCACGGGGGGGCTTCACCTCCTGAGGGACTCGGGAACATGAAGTCTTGGATTGGGGACAAGCAAGAAGCTGAGACACTTCCAGACTGAAGGCAGGGGGTGttgatgtttgcttttttaataaaaaagcacaaattTAAAACATGAGCAATGACAAGATGTACAAATTCCATGACTGTTGGTCAAAGCGAGGGTTTTTGTCATTCCAACCCTGTGCTGTGACTGCATTCAGGCAGAGCCTTGGGCTCTGTTATTTCAGGGATAAGTGGTTTCAGGACACAGGACCTCTCCCACCTTGGAGCACAGTCTGTACCTCCTGCCCCAGGAGGACACAGCTCTAACTAGCCATCACACTTAATACAGTGAAATAGCAATAATAACATGCCACAACATATAGTTGTGGCTGTTCTAGAGAAAAGAGGCAAATcctgcacagagaaagaaaaaggaaaaagctctACAAAAGTTCCACACATATAAGCAAAAGgcaatttcattaaaatatttagcaaataattatttaattgcATGATGTAACTTTGATCTAGCATACAACACAAAGCTACAGCTTTATTACCCATTACTATACCCTTCATTTTCACCCCATACACATCAATGCAAAAACTCCCAACCTCACTGACAGAGCTGAGGCAGCAATCtgtgaaaaaccccaaacccacagttCATGGAGCACCCTAATGCCCATTGCACAAGCAATGTCTGTTCTCAAAGGCTGCTCAGCTGCCCTTTTCTGAATCAGGCTCTACAGACCATGCACTCAGAGAACACTTGGAGCTTACTCTGATTTCCAGCTCTCTTAGCACCACTTTACAGGCATTCTCAACCCTCTGCACATCTGACAACATTAGTTTGAATAAGCAAAAGTCAAAATGGAAAGACTTCTTCTCATATTAAATAAATTAGAATCTAGGGCAATAGAAACCCAAAGATCTGGATTGTAAACCacacactaaaaataaaaatgttttgatatCAATACAAAATATCAAATGAAAAACAAGATAATGAACAAATTTTAATCTTATTATGGGTGTATTTAATACTAAAATTTGcatctgcagaaaaatgttCCCTTGGAAATTTGTCATAGCTCAACCATAGTTAAAGTTAACAATTCATAATTCCCACTTAAAATGAACAATAAATATCTTACCTGAAAGTGCACAGTACAGTTTTCACCAAACCtgaacacaaaaaatattttgtgtttcatGAAGGAGATAATATTGGTCTGTTGTTCCCATTAGAATCATATAAATACATGTGCAAGTCATAGATAAAGGTTTTGTAAATAACAAATGTAAATACATTAGCATGGAATAACACTGGACCAACCCTTTTGGCAATGGCAGCTTGTTACACAGTTGTATCAAAGTTCAATGTAGAATATATAATTTAACAATGCAAATATTCACAAACTTTTCCCTCTTTTATGCCACACAAAATGCTAAAAGTATTATCTTCTAGGTGACAATGGCTTTACTGAGTTTATTGACAGACAGTTGATTTGGGACATAAAAATACAAGAGCAATAGGACACAAAAGAAGCCAATATTGGAAGAACTTTCAATACTTTTAGAAAACCTTGCTTAGAAAATGACTGCATTATACAAGAGGAAAAATTCTTTGGTATAAAGGAACAGTGCCAGTGGTATACCCAGATTTTTCACTTTCAAGTGAAAGAGCTATCAAAACTGAGTAAAAAACAAAGCCTCTTTAAAGTATAAGTAAGGCACACTCAAAATTAAGTTGCACTGTGGCACCACAGAGTCTTGACCCAGTTAGACCAAAGGAAAGCACTTTGCAAAATCTAGCAAGACAGAGCTGTACTGGCTTTGGGATGGTAAAAAGTGTAACTGGTAGTAaggtaaacaaaaaaaaaagcatagcaTACAAATGGATTTTACTGTGACAAAGGCTTATGGTCATGTTCTAAAATTCAGGATTCTGAGTAAAGACCACAATGTGTTTGAAATAGCTTCATCACTGTCAATCAAAAAGTGGCAGTTGCCAGAGAGTAAGACACTAAAAATGGCAAAAGCAGTGTTGTATCATGCAGCAGGTCACCCAGACTAATCAAAACACAGCACATTTTTAGCTTGAACAAGACATCATAACTTTCACAAGAAAACACCTTTATCAGTTAGTCTTAGCACTTAATTCTTATGGTCTTGGTGAAAGTCAGTTAATTCAGTTAgaaatttatttcatgtttttgtCGTTTCCAGCTGAAATGTCTAATTTCAGTTAGAAATTTAGTTAATTCAATGGTCTTATAGAATTGGTTGAAGtgctttaaaaagaataaaaataattcacatttctctattaaaaatattttttttcctcttgaaactTGCCTTTAGTAATAATTAACTCACATATTAAAACTGATGGAATAGCATTAGCCAGAAACAGCTGGTTATCTTAGAGAGggcatttattaaaatatttcatgtatttGCCCAAGTACTGTGCCAGAAAAGCTTATCTGTGCTGTGTGTTGAACAATCTCATGAGTcatcttttgctttttcctttggctAGTGCCTCTGCATAGGTCAGGTGAATAAAGTCGAAGAGTTGTGTGGCATTGGCAGCATTACCCAAAATCTTGGATAGCTCATCCTTGGACAGTGTCACCAGCTCTGCAATGCTTTTAACATGGGTCATTAAGGCACGGCAGTTCTTTGCATTAACTCCTGGCATTTTTAGCAGGAAGTCCTGAGGCCCAGGGTTGTACTTGTCTGACTCGGGGAGAATTTCGGAATCTGCGGTGATGGCCATCGCTGTTTCTGCGTcaggctggggatggttttGTTTCAACTCTTCAAAGAGTTCAGCAGTAGCGTGGGGAGAGGGACACCACAGGATTCGTAACTTTGGGAAGTGCAGTGTGAGAAGGGTTAGTTTAGAAGTAACATCATTGCTGGAAATTTCTGGCTGTAAAGAGCCTCGTGGGATCAAGGAGAAGGATTTGTTAGGATCAAATTCAATGAGGAGAACTGGCCGCTTGTAGTAGCGGCACATGGACACGCACTGTGTGTACAGCCTGCCATTGTTTAGGGAACCAATCAGATCGCTGATGCTCTTCCGCTCCACACAGATGTCAGGGGTTAGAATATAATCCCCAACTTCCAAAGTCACGGGCTCAATGTCGATCCCACGGCGATGGATCAGTGATGGAAGCTCACTACGGAATTCCCGCATATCCACGATTATGGTTTGCTGAACACCTTTCTGTTCCTGTCCACCTGAAGAGCAAAATAAACACAGTTACCCCCATACTtggcacctcctgctctggttGTTTTCCTGTGGGCTGCCAAGGCTTCTGCAGTGGATGGACTTCTCATCATAAGTTATACCTCAAATTCAGTAGTACAATAAACACAGACATCATTTGATTTTTAActgttagagaaaaaaattacctgcCTAAATATATACTGTAGTTTATGGAGCATGCTCTGCAGCTTGATAGAACTACCATGCTACTTGCTGAAAGCTTTGTATAGGTGACAATGAAATACATTAAGCTGtagatgaaaattatttaaatgaacCAGGGAAATCTTTAAAAGGCTGCCTGCAAAACAAGATAATGAAGCTGATCCCTTTtatttccagctgtttcccaCAGAAATACAGCACATTATTGTGGGAATTATGTGTTGTGCTCTACAGATCTGCAGGACACATAAAGAGACTGCAGCACCAAGGCCACAAATGATGTAATAGCAAAGATTAGATAGCAAATGGCAAAGGAGAGCAGGATTACAGAAACAACAGTAAAGAAAAACAGGCAGAGGCATAGCATACCTGtcaagaggaaaagaacaaaaatatggTTAGAAttgcaacaaaagaaaaaggacgCTTTATTACAAAGAAAGTGATCACACCCATAATGTGCAGTTGTTTACCCACACAGCATGTTTTGTCAAGATGAAAAGAAATCTCCATCATTTACTAGCTCAAGGACAATGCTGCCTTTGACCATCTGTAGACTTcagtttctgtattttaatttatcttCCTACAAGCAGCACTAAACAGCTTCATAACCAAGAATCTGACTAGGAACAATCCACACTGTGTCTGTCTTAATGGTCAAATACTTCATTAACCTGTACTTTCAAAGGAAACCATAGTTCATTGTCACTGGGAAATAATGTTTCTTTAGCATGAAACCAATGTACAACGTGTCTCTGCCCCAGATGCTTTGAGGGAGATTCAAGATGCAATAGCTAAGGGACTTTTGGAAAGCTCTGGCCTGCAAGTCTGACCTAGgagctgctcacctgctttGCGTGTGTCAGCAGAGACAGAGGCAGGTCTAGCATCTCTGAGGAGGACTAAGTTTGTTtcatctcttccttctctttcttcaggAACAACCATGCTGGCCTTCTCTCTAAGGAACCATAAACAAACACACACTAAAAACTGCAAATGCAGGAGTAAAGGAGATTGAAGCACTTCAATACCCTTCATCCAGATGTAAAATTATATATAGTTTAATACTAAATGCAACCCTGAtcagaaatgcaattttctgagtttttctaggtttttccttttacaaaggAATTAATGACTAGTAATAGCACTGTAACCTGCTGAGAAGGCACTGTCAGTAAAAATACTGTCTTATACattctaaagaaatgttttgtttcccCAGCTGATTTAGGTTATAAGAGCTTTAGAAATTATCTTACAAGAAATGTTACCTGCAAAAACACAATTACACAAATGAACTTCATAgacaattaggaaaaaattcaagCGATGCTCATTAGCCTTTACGTTAATATTAAATCCTGCTAAAATTAATAAACAAAATACCAGGTGCTTTGAAAAGGAAAGTTCTGACTTTTTGGTGATTCTCAATAGGAAAGTAGTCTTTACATCTGACAAAGAATTGaattaaaagattattttaacaCAGTTAAGAACTTCactctatttaaaatgtaagcGTATTGGGGAATTACATCAAACACTAATTCTAAAGGCAGTTAAACTGTGTTACCGAATGAGTTTTTCGAAGGcctccttctctttcctcaGAGCTGTGAGGTAGCGCTGCTCTTCCGTGGAGCCCCCATATATGAGGAAATAAACTCTGTAGgtataaaagagaaaaaaaaaagaggtcaCAAAACTTTGCACTAAGTTAAAAAAATTCACAACCAGTAAATTTAAGGTTAGTAGCAGTAAATGCCTGACAAGTTAGTTAATAGCATAttaaattttaagttttctatatttttaatcGGTATGTGATATTTATTCATTAAACGGAGTTTTGCAATTTCCAGGTGTATTAAATACATATACCCAATGTGGTGATCTTTCTGTCAGTTGCTATAACTGCAAATACTAATTTTCTTTATTGTGTTTCCTTTACTTGCTTCTCTGTTACAGTTTCTGAATTACTGGTCTTCAGCATGATGAACATCAGGAAatgtgaaaattaattaaacccAAAATGaatccttttctttaaaaatcatatCTTCAGAGATGGTTTAAAATGAGACTACACCATCTGAAAATGATCTACTGCCACTAAAATCACTGAAGTAGAGATCTTggaattgtttctttttttatcagATATGCTTCTGCTGTTAAGGGACCAAATACCTGCTGGAAAGTAGAAATTATCTTTTGGTCACACCAGACATTCTGCTTTTGTTTAAACTTAAGGGCTCAACAGGAACTGGAAGGTAACTAATGAAAACGAACAGCAGCACGTTCTGCATTGACTGCTGACAGTGCACttccaattttttcttttcagagtaGAATTACAATGGCCAAGTCAACTTGCCTCAAAGGCTTCCCAGGCCTGCTTGCCTTGTAGATTTCCAGCTGCCGAACAAAAGTGAGTTCTGCATCATACAACACAACATATCTGGGTTCGACTTCGTGCAGCACCCGAGTGAGCGCGTAGGgatccccacagccctgcagcgGGTGGATAATTGTCAGTGGGTCCTTGAAAATCCCATAGTAACAATCTGAGGGCAAGCTGAAATCAAAATCTTCAGGAATGAACTCTTGAGTGTTGCCTTCTTGGCTACCACTTAATTCTTTGTTGTCTTCCACCTCgatctcctctctcttttcctcctcagtTTTCCCTATCATTTGGATTAGAGTCCggtcctgctgcttcttctgtttattttgttttgaagaagCTGtcagtttggcttttttggCTTGAGGCCCTGTGTCTGGTTTGGCATTTCCTTTGGACTTGACCGCTTTTCTGTCCTTAATCCACAGCTCTCCAGCTTTCTCATCCTTTCCGAAGGTTTTGTTATATAGTCTTGTTAAGAAAGCTTCTGCTCCAGCAATAATATACTCCCTGAGCTGTGCACAGGCTCGGTCATCACTGGCACAAATGAGCACTTGCCCTGCAGTCAAGAAACAATACCGTGTTTACAGCCTGTAACGCTGTGCTTCTTATCCAGCTACAAGCACCTCCCGAGCCAATGGCTTGCACTGATCCAAGCACTGTGCCTGCCAAATGCTGCCTTGACATTCGGCTGCCACAGTTGCTCTGGACTTTGAGAAAATCTAAATTGCATGGCTTTTTGTACCAAATAAAATTATAGTAGATTAATGGAAGTTCAACATTCCTTTTTATTACAATATCTAAATTCATAAAGTTTTCCTTCTGAGTGTTGGAAATGAGGCAGATACAGTGTGTTGAAACATACTCAAACAACTACTCATTTTAAGATGTGGAATAAGAGAGAACTTAATTTAGGCCATTCTAATTTGTCAGCTGTGTTAAACAAGTTTCCCACAGTATTATTGACATTTGTGAATAACAATTCTCTGCAAGCTGACTCAGATAAACTCCTACAACACTAGGAGAGAGAGCCAGTTCTTACCCAGAGTCAGAACACTGTGGGTGGGAGAAAAGAGCACTTTTTTACCCTTACTATTTCCTAAAATAAAACTTGCTAAATTTTAAGGGAATGAAAAGCCCTAAAATAGGAAAGGCAGCAAAGCAGTTAGACTCTCTTCCCTGCCTCCTAATCTCTACCTGATTTATATGCAACTCATGCAAAGCGAATTTTCAGGTGCATGAGAAGAATGTGCAAGTTAGAAAGGGTGTAAGACAGAACCCCTATTTTAGTTTTGAACCCAAACTTCAGAAATGAGTGAATGGTACCTTGATCATTATAAATCTCCACATCTGTTTTATTTGGCTTGGAACTAAGGTATCAGTACACTGCTGAAATGTaaccaaaaatgttttttcagaaTAATGCAGGTTCTTTCCTAAAAAGTATTGCATTGCAGGAAAcgcatttctcttttaaagcaAGAACTAATAAGAGTTTAATTTTACATCGTTTATGTATATAATGTACATAAATTCTTCATCTTGAGGCCATAAATTACTAAATTTAAACCATCTCTTTGATAAAACTACAGAAAAGAGTTAGTTCCTTCTCTCCAAGGTCAAGTAGAAATACAAACCAGTAGAATTCCTGGAAAACTTGCATAATTTAATATTCTCTCACCTGGACCACCAAGGTTGTCACTGTTCTTATTCTCATTTTCAATCTCTTTCAGTACTTCTCTCAAAGCTTCCCATTTTGGATTACTTTCTAGAACCAATTCCCTTTTCAGTTCTGAAACAAAGTAAGATTGAACATAGCAGCTCTTGcaggcaaaatatccttcagacTTTAAATCAGTGGTTAGATGTCAATAGTGTGATGGTTGTTGGCACATATGATATTCAACAGCCTACATATGCAACTTGTTATGCTAATGAGATGGAGAACActcttaaatttaaaaatggagaTAAATGCTTTTGTGAAGCAAAACACTGAAGTATTCACTCATTCTTCAATTCTGAAACtcctgaatatatttttttaataaaagcaacGACAGCCTCCTACTGTTTCACATAAGATAATAGAGATGAAGCTAAACATCAATGTAATGCAAGAACAATTTCACAAAAGCTCTTCCAGTGATCAGCTGAGCAAGCTTAGGAGAATCCCCTACTTTGTGACTCTTACGTTGTTTATCATATGCTTTTGGAACCAAGATTATATCTCAATTCATCCCAGCCAACAGACTGAGATCCTGAGCTGTGGAGGTTCAAGCAGGGAACCAGAGTACAAGTAATAATATGCAAAGCGCTTGGAATCGTGTGACACTCTTAAACTTAAAATTAGGAATGATCAGTaccattttccttctttacaTCAGGTTTTTCAGAGCCTAAGCCTTTGCCTTTCTGATTCAGTTTCTCATCTGCAATGCGATAGACTCGAGCTCGAGCATTCACAAACATCGAAGTACTGGAGTCAAGGAacagccagcctggagaggaaatGAGAAGGAAGCAGTAGTAGTTTGACATCTGCAATGTGTACATGTTCCAACCCTCTGCAATAAAAGCCCCAGATCTTCAGCTGGAATACCTGCCCTACCTGCTTACTATGTAATCACCAGCTTAATAGAAGACAAAAATGTGATGCAAATCTCACTCTGTTAAGTAACAGCAGTTAAGTGGGAAGATGAAAGAATTATCTGTCAATAAAAACCTACGTCCTTATGGCTGGTTGTGTAAAACCTAATTAGATACCTTCATATGTTTGGGAATGATAATTAAAAACATCAACATTGCACCGTTTCATGCATTAACCTGTATGGTTATTCCATGTTTACCTGAATTCTCACCAAAGGCTTTTTCACTTGCTTTCAGTGACTCCAGGAGATTAAGGAAAGTGACACAATCATACTGGGTTAGATACAGTAGCAGAGTACGTAGGATCTTCAAATCTTGGACCAAAGACTTTGTCTTAGCTCCGAGCTGATGCCAGAGAGGATCTAAATAATGGCGGATTGTCTGGAAATTAAAGAGTGTCAAACATACAGTATTGCATTATAGCTTCTAACAAGATGAGAATGCACTTTAACTTTACAGGGGACGCTCTGGTTTCCTAAAGTTATCCCAGATACCAAAATAAATATGTACTGGTGAGATATTTGTTTTGATATAAGTTACCATATTTTAGCAAAGTTAACATAATATAGATGTCTTTATGAAACACATTTCAGCAATTAGCATATATAATTTAATGCTTTCAGTACACTTTTTCCTCTCCATCTAATAACAAAATACTggtaaaattataaaaaatcaCCCTTATTTTACTGGTACTGGCCTATTGTATTTAGTATCTAGTGTCCTTTACTTAGGTACAGAAAAAACCATTATAATGTCATTTAGTTTCCAAAATCAAGATAGGTGCCATGAAGATGTGCAACTTATAGAGCTCAAGAAAGAACcttcaaatatttaaagtaCAGAAGGCCTTCCATCCAGATTAAATCACAGTTAACCAATAACTGTGGTGCACTTTGACAGTTGATTTCACCCTAACGAAAGCATATGTGTACCACACATTGCAGATCTGTCAAAAACAACAGTGAACCCAAAGTTATTGATGTACATAATGATTAAAGATACAGCAGATGCATGCATGTGCATATTGTCTGTTACATACAGTGCTTCTCCtactagagaaaaaaaacacaagcaagaaattcaaaaggaaaagaggagtATGTGTATGGCAATTACTGTTACTTATCTCCGAAGCATTCTGAGCTGAAGATGCAGCTGTCTTTTTAATAACAGCAGCAACAATTATTATTACAACCATGAATTGGGGTGTTCTTACTCTTGGGACTTTGGAAATGAAGGAAGAACAATAACATTAATACATCAAAAACCCTACTGGCAACTGTCACATCACCATGACATCCCCTTGTACCAGTAATAAACATGCCATGGGAGAGCACTCAGCTGCTGCTagttatttattttgcaaataacATTTCTGTCTGCATGGCAGGCACTTTGGAGATCTATATCCCGTTACTTAGACACGGCAGAACAATCAAAATTGTTACCTTGTCAAAAGGTTTAGCAATAGCATTCTCTAAAGATAGATCTTCTACTTCAAGAGCTGGGTTGTAACGTTTCAGCTCCTTCAGACATGCGTTCAGAATGTCCAGGATTGCAGTCTGGATAGCAAGCATGGCAGGGGTCATTGCCACGTGTATTTCCACCACTTCAGGTTTATGCTTCTCTAAAAATGAGTGCACTGCTATATGAAATctaagagaaaaacagcttctTAAGATTTACATGGATAGTTTTGTTTGACTTAGAATTATTCAAAAGTTTGTACAAACTACAATcacaattatttaaaatgtaaacaaCTAAGTTAATTCCAAAATCAGTTTCTACTGATGTGAGGACTGCAATCTTATGAACAGCCTTGGAAAACCATCTGCTCCACAATTGTGACTGTAGTCATTCTAGTCATGTGAGCCTACAGTGCTGGTGAATGATGCATGGAAAATTACTGCACTGGATTCTGCATCATCATCACACttaacaaatattaaaataagcccaaaaaatcATATAAGGGAGAAACTGGAAGGGGTTCATAAATTCTCTGAAA from Haemorhous mexicanus isolate bHaeMex1 chromosome 17, bHaeMex1.pri, whole genome shotgun sequence encodes the following:
- the ERCC4 gene encoding DNA repair endonuclease XPF; the protein is MAALLEHESQIFLELFHRDGLVVCARGLGIDRLLLRFLRLYCEPASLVLVLNTSPAEEEYFIDQLRSDGVVHLPRRVTNEIANNTRYEFYTQGGVIFATSRILVVDFLTDRIPANLITGILVYKAHRIIESCQEAFILRLYRQKNKQGFIKAFTDNAVAFNTGFCHVERVMKNLFVGKLYLWPRFHIAVHSFLEKHKPEVVEIHVAMTPAMLAIQTAILDILNACLKELKRYNPALEVEDLSLENAIAKPFDKTIRHYLDPLWHQLGAKTKSLVQDLKILRTLLLYLTQYDCVTFLNLLESLKASEKAFGENSGWLFLDSSTSMFVNARARVYRIADEKLNQKGKGLGSEKPDVKKENELKRELVLESNPKWEALREVLKEIENENKNSDNLGGPGQVLICASDDRACAQLREYIIAGAEAFLTRLYNKTFGKDEKAGELWIKDRKAVKSKGNAKPDTGPQAKKAKLTASSKQNKQKKQQDRTLIQMIGKTEEEKREEIEVEDNKELSGSQEGNTQEFIPEDFDFSLPSDCYYGIFKDPLTIIHPLQGCGDPYALTRVLHEVEPRYVVLYDAELTFVRQLEIYKASRPGKPLRVYFLIYGGSTEEQRYLTALRKEKEAFEKLIREKASMVVPEEREGRDETNLVLLRDARPASVSADTRKAGGQEQKGVQQTIIVDMREFRSELPSLIHRRGIDIEPVTLEVGDYILTPDICVERKSISDLIGSLNNGRLYTQCVSMCRYYKRPVLLIEFDPNKSFSLIPRGSLQPEISSNDVTSKLTLLTLHFPKLRILWCPSPHATAELFEELKQNHPQPDAETAMAITADSEILPESDKYNPGPQDFLLKMPGVNAKNCRALMTHVKSIAELVTLSKDELSKILGNAANATQLFDFIHLTYAEALAKGKSKR